CTCATGGCTGTAGATTCATAGGAGGATGAGTTCTGGGTCACTGTGGGGGCCATAAACCCTTCTCCGTAGTTGGCCCTTATGCGGTGGTGCGAACCAAGTTTATAGATGGCCCCGATTTTAGGAGACCACTCCCCGTTGAATTTTTCATGGTAATCGTACCGGGTGCCTAACGTGACGATAAATGCCTCTGTAATATTGATTTCGTCCTGGAGAAATATAGCCGTGTTGTCCATATCATTGGCAAAATTTTTGTCCGAGCTTGCAGTTTTGTCATATGTTTTTTCATACGCTTGGTTTTTGAACTCAGCGCCGGTGACAATATAGTGATTTTTGACGGCGGCAATATCCACTTCTCCCCGGATTACGGAATCGGTCATGTCATGGGCGTACCCGCCCGTGGCACTGGTGGTTGTATAGTGTGTCTGGGAGTCGGTCTCATAGGCATCCAAATCCAGGGTCACGGAATTAAACGTCTTGTTATATCCCACCGAGTAAATTTTTCGGTCAATGTCATGATGAAGGATATTATCTATCTTGATCCGGTCTTCGTTGCCCTGGCCATAGGACGCCTCAATATACTGGGTATCGTCAATATCGAACCGGATTCTTGCCAAACCATTGTTGATCTCCTTGCCTTCAATTTTGGTTTCAGTGCTGTCGTCCTCGTCCCTTGACGGGTCACGGTCAATACGTTCCGCACTCATGAACAATGAAAGGCGGTCTGTAATTTGCCCGCCCATATTCAGGCCGAGCTTAAATTCATCTCCGCCGTCATCTCTGCTGTCGCCGTAGCTGACATCAACTTCCCCGGAAAATTTTCCATCGCTTTTTTTGGTGATAATGTTCACAACACCACCGATGCCCTGGGATCCGTATATGGAGCTTGCAGGGCCTTTGATCACTTCAATGCGTTCAATGGCACTCATGGGTACCCAGTTGTACTCGAAATCCGAATGCCCGATCTGGGCATCGGAACCGGACACTTTTTTTCCGTCCACCAGGATTAAAACATGGCCGGTGGCTGAACCGCGGATACTGATATTCTTTCGTCCGTGTTCAGATGAGTTGTTGACACCGAAATTGATGCCGGCTTGTTCGCTCAGCACATCCTTGATGGAAGATGCATTGGCCGCGGAGATCTCTTCTGATGTTATGATGGTTGTGGCAATCGGTAGGTCATGATCTGTCTGGTTGGACTTGGCTGTCACCATTATTTGGTTTTCTTCGGTCCGGGCGGTTGAACTGGATGTATCTGCCGCCGTCGCATAATTTTTTGTACCTGTTCCTGCAAGGAGCACCACTGTGAACACTATAAAAAGCTTCTTCCATTTCTCCATTCTTTT
This window of the uncultured Desulfobacter sp. genome carries:
- a CDS encoding TonB-dependent receptor — its product is MEKWKKLFIVFTVVLLAGTGTKNYATAADTSSSTARTEENQIMVTAKSNQTDHDLPIATTIITSEEISAANASSIKDVLSEQAGINFGVNNSSEHGRKNISIRGSATGHVLILVDGKKVSGSDAQIGHSDFEYNWVPMSAIERIEVIKGPASSIYGSQGIGGVVNIITKKSDGKFSGEVDVSYGDSRDDGGDEFKLGLNMGGQITDRLSLFMSAERIDRDPSRDEDDSTETKIEGKEINNGLARIRFDIDDTQYIEASYGQGNEDRIKIDNILHHDIDRKIYSVGYNKTFNSVTLDLDAYETDSQTHYTTTSATGGYAHDMTDSVIRGEVDIAAVKNHYIVTGAEFKNQAYEKTYDKTASSDKNFANDMDNTAIFLQDEINITEAFIVTLGTRYDYHEKFNGEWSPKIGAIYKLGSHHRIRANYGEGFMAPTVTQNSSSYESTAMRNITIYGNDDLQPESSKSFELGYEFFTDTTEFKVSVYKTDVENLIDTQYLPGSSDEKRYVNIDSATLQGFECELSHDITQNYSIRIGYQYLDTEDDSTGEELENRPGHTVNVRLNAALPWDIHATVGANYTGEQIDDEEECDDFIVFNAQVSKTFYDRITLRLGIDNISDEDLNDKPYNIEGRMFYAGVNFKF